In one window of bacterium HR17 DNA:
- the hflC_2 gene encoding Modulator of FtsH protease HflC yields MTERAKRRWVSVLVGAFVFVLFIRCFFVVNETEWAVVARFGRLVRTVGSAGLHLRLPIDSVHKFDKRLQIYDPPATEFLTGDKKNLLIDAFVIWRIDDPVRFWQSVGDTAGGEMRLHDLVWSQLAAALSSYELSRLVAVRGSELVNGEATQLTELTENVRSQCRPIARRLYGIDIVDVRIKRLNFPEQNKEAVFARMRAERERIAKRYLAEGEEIATRIKAEADRERERILAEAYREAERIKGEGDAIAARIYGQAFSRDPEFYKMLRTLDAYKKALDNKTTIVLSADSEFLRLLTQGREQKR; encoded by the coding sequence ATGACGGAGCGAGCGAAAAGGCGGTGGGTTTCAGTACTTGTCGGTGCTTTCGTGTTTGTGCTCTTTATCCGCTGCTTTTTCGTCGTGAACGAAACGGAGTGGGCGGTTGTAGCGCGATTTGGTCGGTTGGTGCGGACGGTCGGCAGCGCCGGGTTACACCTGCGGTTGCCTATTGACAGCGTGCACAAATTTGACAAGCGCCTGCAAATTTACGACCCCCCTGCGACTGAGTTCCTGACAGGTGACAAAAAGAACTTGCTCATAGATGCCTTCGTCATTTGGCGCATTGATGATCCCGTTCGGTTTTGGCAAAGCGTCGGCGATACCGCTGGTGGGGAAATGCGTTTGCACGACCTTGTGTGGTCACAGTTGGCGGCGGCGTTGAGCAGCTACGAACTCAGCCGCCTCGTTGCCGTTCGCGGCAGCGAACTGGTCAACGGTGAGGCGACACAACTGACCGAACTGACGGAGAACGTGCGGTCACAATGCCGTCCGATTGCCCGTCGCCTTTACGGTATTGACATCGTTGATGTCCGCATCAAACGGCTCAACTTCCCCGAGCAAAACAAAGAAGCCGTTTTCGCAAGGATGAGGGCGGAGCGGGAACGAATTGCCAAGCGCTACCTCGCTGAAGGCGAAGAAATTGCGACTCGCATAAAAGCGGAAGCCGACCGAGAGCGTGAACGAATTCTCGCTGAGGCTTACCGAGAAGCGGAACGCATTAAAGGTGAAGGCGATGCCATCGCTGCCAGAATTTACGGACAAGCCTTTTCCCGTGACCCAGAGTTTTACAAAATGCTCCGAACTTTGGATGCCTACAAAAAAGCCCTTGACAACAAAACCACCATCGTCCTTTCAGCAGACTCTGAGTTTTTGCGGCTCCTGACGCAAGGAAGGGAACAAAAGCGATGA
- the hflK gene encoding Modulator of FtsH protease HflK, whose translation MRLLFACAALYLLSGIYIVGSDEVGVVRLFGRVWQERVPSGLHYRPPFPFTKLDKVKVRQVRRVTIGMEAPDVVMGRQTNPLQAQFLTGDQNIILVRAVIQYTVRDPVKFLFTAVDPEGIIQRVTESALANEIAQMPVDEVMTTGKIAIQNRVRQRAQSWLDRIGVSVVAVTIEKVAPPDPVKDAFEAVTQARQNRHRLILEAQSYANTVIPQARGEAQKLINEAVAYRDRRIAEAKGEAERFLTLLAEYRKAKDVTSARLYLEAMEELLPKIKKVIVDPHGGQLDVGMVQRQP comes from the coding sequence ATGCGTTTGCTGTTTGCTTGCGCAGCACTTTACTTGCTCAGTGGCATTTACATCGTCGGAAGCGACGAAGTCGGAGTGGTCCGTCTGTTCGGGCGGGTATGGCAAGAGCGGGTTCCCTCGGGTCTGCATTACCGTCCACCTTTCCCTTTCACGAAACTTGACAAAGTTAAAGTTCGGCAAGTTAGGCGAGTGACCATTGGTATGGAAGCGCCGGATGTCGTCATGGGACGCCAAACCAATCCGCTGCAGGCTCAATTCCTGACCGGCGACCAGAACATTATTCTCGTCCGAGCCGTCATCCAGTATACTGTTCGTGACCCTGTGAAGTTTCTGTTCACTGCCGTTGATCCTGAGGGGATTATCCAGCGTGTCACCGAATCTGCGTTGGCGAACGAAATTGCTCAAATGCCCGTTGACGAAGTAATGACGACAGGCAAAATTGCCATTCAAAACCGTGTGCGCCAGCGAGCACAATCGTGGCTTGACAGAATAGGTGTTTCCGTAGTTGCGGTCACGATTGAAAAAGTCGCTCCTCCTGACCCTGTGAAAGATGCCTTTGAGGCGGTAACTCAAGCGAGGCAAAACCGTCACCGCCTCATCCTTGAAGCGCAAAGTTATGCCAACACGGTCATCCCTCAGGCAAGGGGTGAAGCACAAAAACTCATTAATGAAGCAGTTGCTTATCGCGACCGAAGAATCGCCGAAGCGAAAGGCGAAGCGGAACGGTTTTTGACTCTGCTTGCGGAGTATCGCAAGGCGAAAGATGTAACGAGCGCACGCCTCTATCTTGAAGCGATGGAAGAGTTGCTGCCGAAAATCAAAAAGGTCATCGTTGACCCGCATGGTGGTCAATTGGATGTCGGGATGGTGCAAAGGCAACCTTGA
- the atsA gene encoding Arylsulfatase → MRGWRRREWLKILGASIVIGGVSEMSSTTQKRRPPNLLFVLTDDQAQWAVGAYGNPDIHTPNMDKLAREGMRFNFAMTCPVCSPSRGMILSGLYPHQIGLDDYISDEDEGIDSKVPLLSEVLKQAGYVTALFGKWHLGHKRPEHHPNRRGFDVFIGARGGGFANKAPKLEVNGEVKQFSGFAIEVLTEHALQFMRQNRDRPFALFFHTREPHLPYLPVPEEAMKPYEGKKLKVPKVEGVPEERMQEEYRAYYSAITAVDIALGKLLDELEALGISDDTIVIFMGDNGYMIGQHGLETKGNAWKIVPQGGTVIGTKILGDPKLRRPNMFDLSIMVPLIICWRGVVPPNSVCDELVISTDLMPTFVEILKQFGCDVPTNLRFEGQSLLPLLRGEKVAWRDAAFLLYDMHHGAVAHMRMVRTKRWKLVLHLEEGGQHELYDFGNDPDEERNLYGDPSVRAVQEELTERLRQWQKQVGDPKVD, encoded by the coding sequence ATGCGAGGATGGAGACGACGGGAATGGTTAAAAATTTTGGGAGCAAGCATTGTGATAGGAGGTGTGAGTGAAATGTCGTCAACTACACAAAAGAGGCGACCACCTAATTTGCTTTTTGTCCTCACTGATGACCAAGCGCAGTGGGCAGTTGGTGCTTACGGCAACCCCGACATCCACACACCCAACATGGATAAACTTGCTCGCGAAGGAATGAGATTTAATTTCGCAATGACCTGCCCTGTCTGTTCACCTTCGCGGGGCATGATTTTGTCTGGTCTTTACCCGCATCAAATTGGGCTTGACGATTATATCAGCGATGAAGACGAAGGGATTGACTCTAAAGTTCCGCTGCTCTCAGAAGTGCTCAAGCAAGCAGGCTATGTCACAGCGCTTTTCGGCAAATGGCATCTCGGTCACAAGCGACCTGAGCATCATCCGAACCGTCGTGGTTTTGATGTCTTCATCGGCGCTCGAGGCGGCGGCTTTGCCAACAAAGCCCCGAAACTTGAAGTCAACGGAGAGGTGAAACAGTTTTCTGGTTTCGCCATTGAAGTCTTGACGGAACATGCTTTGCAATTCATGCGCCAAAACCGAGACCGTCCCTTTGCACTTTTCTTCCACACCCGAGAACCGCACCTGCCTTACCTGCCTGTCCCTGAAGAGGCGATGAAACCGTATGAGGGCAAGAAGTTGAAAGTGCCGAAAGTTGAAGGTGTGCCTGAAGAGAGAATGCAAGAGGAATATCGGGCCTATTACAGCGCAATCACCGCCGTTGACATCGCTCTCGGGAAATTGCTTGATGAGTTGGAAGCGCTTGGAATTTCGGATGACACGATCGTCATCTTCATGGGCGACAACGGTTACATGATTGGGCAACATGGTTTGGAGACGAAGGGGAATGCGTGGAAGATTGTGCCTCAAGGTGGGACGGTGATTGGGACAAAAATTTTAGGTGACCCGAAATTGCGCCGACCAAACATGTTTGACCTATCCATCATGGTCCCGCTGATAATTTGTTGGCGAGGTGTTGTGCCTCCAAATTCGGTTTGCGACGAATTGGTCATTTCAACGGATTTGATGCCTACCTTCGTTGAAATCTTGAAGCAGTTCGGTTGCGATGTCCCAACTAACTTGCGATTTGAAGGGCAAAGTTTGTTGCCTTTGTTGCGCGGAGAAAAAGTTGCATGGCGCGACGCAGCCTTTTTGCTCTACGACATGCATCACGGTGCTGTCGCTCACATGAGAATGGTTCGGACTAAGCGGTGGAAACTGGTTCTGCACCTTGAAGAAGGCGGTCAGCATGAACTTTATGATTTTGGAAACGACCCTGACGAGGAGCGCAACCTCTACGGCGATCCATCGGTGAGAGCGGTGCAAGAGGAATTGACGGAACGATTGAGGCAATGGCAGAAACAGGTTGGCGACCCGAAAGTTGATTAG
- the betC_1 gene encoding Choline-sulfatase produces MSKKRPNILFVITHDTGRHLSCYGRGVETPNLDALAEVGVKFTNAFCTAPQCSPSRASILTGLMPHRHGLIGLAHRGFRLREEMVLLPKLLSQAGYSTHLFGVQHETQWNRVSELGYQNVHRLDGLSCLKVTPPLLQFLASDPPQPFFASVGFTETHRPFPKLTETPSQVKVPEFLPDTPQVRHDVAELNAAVRRVDESVGQIVAALKKHKLWDNTLLIFTTDHGIAFPGAKATLFDPSIEVALLMHGPDEFNGGKVIDAMVSNADLMPTLCEVAGVDPPENIDGKSLLPLVQGKVEKLHEQIFVELTYHAAYDPMRGIRTERFKYIRSFADRPFWLPPNVDNGLTKDWYRDNRPEVFKTPRPKEMLFDLQNDPLERTNLAGDQRFEAILKEMRAKLEQWMEATDDPIRFGHVRPPEGARVTPARVWGPEEGVTDQFDPEKDEW; encoded by the coding sequence ATGAGCAAGAAGCGACCCAACATTTTATTTGTCATCACCCATGACACAGGACGGCATTTGAGCTGCTACGGACGAGGAGTTGAAACTCCGAACCTTGATGCCCTCGCGGAAGTTGGCGTGAAATTTACCAACGCTTTTTGCACCGCACCACAATGCAGCCCCAGCAGAGCAAGCATCTTGACAGGATTGATGCCTCATAGGCACGGTTTGATAGGGCTTGCCCATCGTGGCTTTCGGCTGCGGGAAGAAATGGTTTTGCTCCCCAAGTTGCTCTCACAAGCAGGTTACTCAACGCATTTGTTTGGAGTGCAACACGAAACTCAATGGAACCGAGTTAGCGAGTTGGGCTACCAAAATGTTCATCGCCTTGATGGTTTATCGTGCTTAAAAGTCACGCCGCCTCTGTTGCAATTTCTTGCCAGTGACCCACCGCAACCTTTCTTTGCATCTGTCGGTTTCACCGAGACTCATCGTCCATTCCCAAAGTTGACGGAAACTCCGTCACAGGTTAAAGTGCCTGAGTTTTTGCCTGACACCCCACAAGTGAGACACGATGTGGCGGAGTTAAACGCTGCCGTTAGGCGAGTGGACGAAAGCGTCGGGCAAATTGTCGCTGCCCTCAAAAAGCACAAACTTTGGGACAACACGCTGCTTATCTTCACGACCGATCACGGCATCGCTTTTCCTGGCGCAAAAGCGACACTCTTTGACCCCAGCATTGAAGTGGCTTTGCTGATGCACGGACCTGATGAATTCAACGGTGGCAAAGTCATTGACGCGATGGTTTCAAACGCTGACCTAATGCCGACATTGTGTGAAGTTGCGGGGGTTGACCCGCCAGAGAACATTGACGGAAAAAGTCTGCTTCCATTGGTGCAAGGCAAAGTTGAGAAACTGCATGAGCAAATTTTCGTTGAGTTGACTTATCACGCTGCCTATGACCCGATGCGTGGGATTCGGACAGAAAGGTTCAAATACATCCGCAGTTTCGCCGACAGACCGTTTTGGCTGCCGCCTAATGTTGACAATGGGTTGACAAAAGATTGGTATCGTGATAACAGACCTGAGGTCTTTAAGACGCCGCGTCCGAAAGAGATGCTGTTTGATTTGCAAAATGACCCGTTAGAGCGAACCAACCTTGCTGGCGACCAAAGGTTTGAAGCGATTTTGAAGGAGATGAGGGCGAAATTGGAGCAATGGATGGAAGCAACCGACGACCCAATTCGGTTTGGGCATGTTCGTCCACCTGAAGGGGCAAGGGTAACACCGGCAAGGGTTTGGGGACCTGAAGAAGGCGTCACTGACCAATTTGACCCAGAAAAGGACGAGTGGTGA
- the copA_2 gene encoding Copper-exporting P-type ATPase A translates to MADEHERLTWQETAFIAAIGAGILLNALGVFKTLPGTNLDTAVLLTVIGGWRIFFESFSELLLHRRIGADLAVSLAAIAALLIGEYLAAAEVIFIMLIGGALEHYAVTKTHSALEKLLELTPKTARIKRDGDELEVPIEQVQVGDLVVIRPGERIPVDGVVVAGRSSLNQAPLTGESVPVEKTVGDEVFAGTLNELGVLEVRATQVGGDTKLGQIVQLVREAQERKGKVQRLADKYAQWFVPVLLLAGGLTFVLARFGLGLEAQQTWLRVVSVLIVACPCAMILATPTAAVAALGRLARSGIIAKGGVYIEQLAEADCVAWDKTGTLTEGKPKVQTVIPLDDIAADEVLRLAAAAEQSSEHVFAQAVLDEAKRRRLSLPPVSEFQVLPGMGVQARVNNTTIWVGSKSFIAEQLGELDDTTKHQLAGLAGQGLTSVLVACVDVSSRPRLLGIIALADQLRPKAKETVQRLKAMGVRRVVLLTGDNATVAQRIAQQVGIDEVHAELLPQDKVAIVRQLQRQGHKVAMVGDGINDAPVLTAADIGIALGGIGMDVTIEAADIVLMSDDVSRLPEAMDVCRAAMRTIRQNLLLFAVGVNLLGVALAAIGVLKPVGAAVMHQVASLLVVLNSLRLLVYRTDTPLHRQWARGQAVWQQIELQARHALSLLQAWVQRHRKQVAIGAVVGAFSLWLLSGIYIVNPDEVAVMQRFGRLVAADIPPGIHYCLPPPLTKLTKVRKRALRRVEIGFRTAPPSQRTQEPFAYEWNFPHQFGRYRKLPDESLMVTGDENVVSVNAVIHYCVADTADFLFRVADADELMRIVSESALREVVAQMPLDAVLVTGRQMVENAARARIQQMLSRYGTGIKVVAVRLQDVHPPLEVVDAFRKVASAFEQKLATVNQAEAYRNEQIPLARGKAAAQLESAKGYCIRRSARAVGEAQRFAMLAEVYRQFPEVTQMRLYLEAIERALADKPKVILDTSQLERRQMLFVDERGLSLTLPEALRSLLQQPKPPQEPVTPQH, encoded by the coding sequence ATGGCTGACGAACACGAACGGTTGACTTGGCAGGAAACCGCCTTTATCGCAGCGATCGGCGCCGGGATTTTGCTGAACGCACTGGGCGTCTTCAAGACGCTGCCCGGCACGAATTTGGACACCGCTGTGTTGTTGACGGTCATCGGCGGGTGGCGCATTTTCTTTGAGTCGTTTTCCGAGTTACTGCTCCATCGCCGCATCGGCGCTGACCTTGCCGTCTCCCTCGCTGCTATCGCGGCGTTGCTTATCGGCGAATACTTGGCGGCTGCCGAAGTCATCTTCATCATGCTTATCGGCGGTGCGTTGGAACATTACGCTGTCACCAAAACCCACAGCGCGTTGGAAAAGTTGCTGGAACTTACCCCCAAAACCGCCCGCATCAAACGCGACGGCGACGAATTGGAAGTGCCCATTGAGCAGGTGCAGGTCGGCGACCTCGTGGTCATCCGCCCAGGCGAGCGCATTCCTGTTGACGGTGTGGTTGTCGCCGGACGCTCTTCGCTCAATCAGGCTCCATTGACAGGCGAATCGGTGCCCGTTGAAAAAACGGTCGGCGACGAGGTGTTTGCGGGCACGCTCAACGAGTTGGGCGTACTGGAAGTCCGCGCGACACAGGTCGGCGGCGACACAAAGTTGGGGCAAATCGTTCAACTCGTTCGCGAAGCCCAAGAGCGTAAGGGTAAAGTTCAACGCCTCGCCGACAAATATGCCCAATGGTTTGTGCCCGTGTTGCTGCTCGCTGGTGGTTTGACCTTCGTGCTCGCGCGGTTCGGGTTAGGGTTGGAGGCGCAACAAACTTGGCTGCGGGTCGTCTCGGTGCTGATTGTCGCCTGCCCGTGCGCCATGATTTTGGCGACACCGACAGCCGCTGTCGCCGCCCTCGGTCGCTTGGCGCGCAGCGGCATCATCGCCAAAGGCGGCGTCTACATCGAGCAACTGGCGGAAGCCGATTGCGTCGCTTGGGATAAAACAGGCACGCTTACCGAGGGTAAACCGAAAGTGCAAACGGTCATCCCGTTAGATGACATCGCTGCCGACGAAGTTCTGCGATTGGCTGCCGCCGCTGAGCAATCGTCTGAACATGTTTTCGCTCAAGCGGTTTTGGACGAAGCGAAGCGTCGGCGATTGTCCCTCCCACCCGTCAGCGAGTTTCAGGTTTTGCCAGGCATGGGCGTCCAAGCACGGGTCAACAACACAACAATTTGGGTCGGTAGCAAAAGTTTCATCGCTGAGCAATTGGGCGAATTGGACGACACGACAAAACATCAACTCGCTGGACTTGCTGGACAAGGTTTGACAAGCGTTCTCGTCGCCTGCGTTGATGTATCATCGCGTCCGCGCCTTTTGGGTATCATCGCCCTCGCTGACCAGTTGCGCCCAAAGGCGAAAGAAACGGTGCAGCGATTGAAGGCGATGGGTGTTCGTCGCGTTGTGTTGCTGACGGGCGATAACGCTACGGTCGCGCAACGCATCGCTCAACAGGTCGGCATTGATGAAGTGCACGCCGAGTTGCTCCCGCAAGACAAGGTTGCCATCGTCCGGCAGTTGCAACGGCAAGGGCACAAAGTGGCGATGGTCGGCGACGGTATCAACGATGCTCCGGTGTTGACGGCAGCGGATATCGGTATCGCACTCGGTGGCATCGGGATGGATGTGACGATTGAAGCCGCTGACATCGTGTTGATGTCCGACGATGTGAGCCGATTGCCCGAAGCGATGGATGTGTGTCGCGCGGCGATGCGCACCATCCGCCAAAACTTGCTTTTGTTCGCTGTCGGCGTGAACTTATTGGGCGTTGCGTTGGCAGCCATCGGGGTTTTGAAACCTGTCGGCGCCGCCGTCATGCACCAGGTTGCGTCACTGCTCGTCGTGCTCAACTCGTTGCGCCTGCTCGTCTATCGCACCGACACACCACTGCACCGCCAGTGGGCGCGAGGGCAAGCGGTGTGGCAACAGATTGAACTGCAAGCGCGACACGCTTTGTCTTTGCTACAAGCATGGGTGCAGCGCCATCGTAAGCAGGTGGCGATCGGTGCTGTCGTCGGCGCTTTTTCCCTTTGGCTTCTGTCGGGCATTTACATCGTCAACCCCGACGAGGTGGCGGTCATGCAACGGTTTGGTCGGTTGGTCGCTGCCGACATCCCACCGGGCATCCACTACTGCTTACCGCCGCCGCTGACGAAGTTGACGAAGGTGCGCAAGCGCGCGTTGCGACGGGTGGAAATCGGTTTTCGCACTGCCCCACCGTCTCAGCGCACGCAGGAGCCGTTCGCTTACGAATGGAACTTCCCACATCAGTTTGGGCGCTACCGTAAATTGCCCGACGAATCGCTGATGGTCACGGGCGACGAAAATGTGGTGTCGGTGAACGCCGTCATCCACTATTGCGTCGCTGACACCGCTGATTTTTTGTTCCGTGTCGCAGATGCCGACGAGTTGATGCGCATCGTCAGTGAAAGTGCCCTCCGCGAAGTGGTGGCGCAAATGCCGTTAGATGCCGTGCTGGTGACAGGACGGCAAATGGTGGAAAACGCGGCGCGGGCGCGAATACAGCAAATGTTGTCCCGTTACGGCACAGGCATAAAAGTCGTCGCTGTCCGTCTACAAGATGTCCATCCCCCTCTGGAAGTCGTGGACGCGTTCCGCAAGGTCGCCAGCGCCTTTGAGCAGAAGTTGGCGACAGTCAATCAAGCGGAAGCCTACCGCAACGAGCAAATTCCGCTAGCGCGGGGCAAAGCCGCCGCACAACTTGAAAGCGCCAAAGGCTACTGCATCCGCCGTTCTGCGCGCGCCGTTGGCGAGGCGCAACGGTTCGCGATGTTGGCAGAAGTTTACCGCCAATTTCCTGAGGTGACGCAGATGCGCCTTTATTTGGAAGCGATTGAGCGGGCGTTGGCAGATAAGCCCAAAGTCATCCTAGACACCAGCCAACTGGAGCGGCGGCAAATGCTGTTCGTGGACGAACGAGGCTTATCGCTCACCTTGCCTGAAGCCCTGCGATCGCTACTCCAACAGCCTAAACCGCCACAAGAACCTGTGACGCCGCAGCATTGA